ACAAACACTCCCCGAGAACTTGCCGGAACTTCGTTGAGCTGTCCCGGAGAGGTTACTATAATAACGTTCTGTTTCACAGAATCGTCAAGGTCTGTGTTGTCCTGTTtccaatatatatgtatatttatcgTTTGTACTGAGATCATTCACTATATGTGATGAAGTTCTaaggaatttttttgtttcttttgctattttggtttgtttcagGATTTCATTGTGCAAGGTGGGGATCCTACTGGAACTGGAAGAGGTGGCCAATCCATTTATGGGTACGTGTTTCAATCTTTATCTCAtcattttgtcttttctttttgatcatTGTTAGCTTTGCTGGTTGATTCTATGGATGTGTGTTAGTAAGGATTAGAAATAGTTAAGCTATGTTAATTTTGGCTGGGCGGATTACATCAAAGCTTGGATGAAAGTTAGTAGTATAAAACAGCTCCATTATAGTTTGAGAGCAAGTAACATCTTAGTTTCCGTTTGGTTTGATCGTTTGTGTTTTTGAAATTGAACAAAACAATATTGAAAACTTCTTAACATGATTTATAATGTGGAAAGCTCTAGCTGCTCGATTTATAGTCTGTTTCATTCTTGCTTTTGGTCCGCTCATGTGTTCCAGAAGCTTGAAACCCAAAATCTTCTACTTTGTAGGATGTTTTTCATGTCGTATATTGTTCTTAGAATTAgtcttatgtatttttttttttttgatttgttccTTTTCTCAGTTCAAAGTTTGAGGATGAGATAAATCCAGAGTTGAAGCACACCGGAGCTGGCATCTTATCAATGGCAAATGCTGGTCCCGATACAAATGGGAGTCAGTTCTTCATCACTTTAGCACCACAACCGTCCTTGGATGGTAAACACACATTTATCTCTGAAACttgcttttatgttttaagaATTGAGAGATCCTTTTCCAAGTTTACCAAGAGAGTGTTACTTActgttctaatttttttttaacatttgtaTGAACCTTTAGGAAAGCACACAATCTTTGGCAGAGTGTGCCGTGGTATGGAGGTGATCAAGAGGCTCGGTAGTGTCCAAACCGATAGCACTGACAAGTAAAGTTTACTCACTCTTCTTTCAAAATCATCAAGGGTTGACCCATTGGAAAAAAACCgagtaatcaaataaaatctcttTTCTATTCTCAAATTTCCAGGCCAATCCATGAAGTGAGGATTCTGAGAACCAAAGTGGTCGATTAGAACAGACGAGTTTTTgtggatgagaagaagaagcatcagcAAAACGTTTACGACATGAAGAATTATAGCTCTGTACTGATACATGATACTATTGTAGACTCTGGTTTTGACTCTACTTTGATTGAAATAGACTGATTTGAATCCGTTTAATTTCTTCTTGTAATTCGCCTCGTTCCAATCAAAATCCTAATTTTCTCCATTTACAAATGTCCCTTTGGGACAATCAACGGCCAAGAAAAGAACACGTTGTAAAGATTTTAATGTTTCAACTCATATCCTCTAAAAAGCTATCTCTCACTCTGTGAAGGACGTGACAATACGAAAATGTCTTTCACAGCAGCGGCTCTCTTCGTTCCGCCTCCGGTAACAGTGCGATCTCCGGGTAGAACTCTTCGCCGTCCCTCAATTCCTTGTTTGCTTCCGACGAATGGCGTAGCGGGTCGCCGGCAAATGAAGAAGTCGGTTGTAGCAAATGCTTCGCCGGGAAACGGAGGCGTCAAGGCTGGGGAAGAAGACGGAGTCTCTCTGGGTACAATGAAGCTTCCGGGGAACACAGATATCGCGAGATTCGAAACTCTTCTTTTCCAGGTATAGATTTTATGAACATGCAAAAGCTGGaatagctcagttggttagagcgtgtgGCTGTTAACCACAAGGTCGGAGGTTCGAACCCTCCTTCTAGCGGATCACTTTTTTaataaactgatttatttttctattgtgTTTACAACAGTGGGCGAACAGTCTTTGCCAAGGAGCCAATCTGCCACTTCCTGTTCCTCTCAAGGTAAATAAATTGCTTCCTAATTGCGATTTGATCGAAATgtataactaaataaaaatgtgaattttttgGCTATGGATCATATTAGGTTGATAGAATAAGTGGAGGAGCAAGGTTAGGATTCATCGTGATGGAGGATGAAGGCAAAACCGATGTTCCGGTTTACATTGACTGTTTGGTTAACCAAACAAAGGAGGATGGTTTGGTGTTCCAAGCGACGCGTCATGGACGGAAGAAAGACAAAGCACCTCCGGGAGAAGAAAGAATCATGAGAAGCCTCTTAGGTGCCT
The Camelina sativa cultivar DH55 chromosome 6, Cs, whole genome shotgun sequence genome window above contains:
- the LOC104792385 gene encoding peptidyl-prolyl cis-trans isomerase CYP18-2, translated to MSARPEGSPPEVTLETSMGPFTVEMYYKHSPRTCRNFVELSRRGYYNNVLFHRIVKDFIVQGGDPTGTGRGGQSIYGSKFEDEINPELKHTGAGILSMANAGPDTNGSQFFITLAPQPSLDGKHTIFGRVCRGMEVIKRLGSVQTDSTDKPIHEVRILRTKVVD
- the LOC104792386 gene encoding uncharacterized protein LOC104792386, with product MSFTAAALFVPPPVTVRSPGRTLRRPSIPCLLPTNGVAGRRQMKKSVVANASPGNGGVKAGEEDGVSLGTMKLPGNTDIARFETLLFQWANSLCQGANLPLPVPLKVDRISGGARLGFIVMEDEGKTDVPVYIDCLVNQTKEDGLVFQATRHGRKKDKAPPGEERIMRSLLGALKRAVELARIA